The following proteins are encoded in a genomic region of Arcobacter suis CECT 7833:
- a CDS encoding sulfite exporter TauE/SafE family protein — protein sequence MELSVEFLIIFAFILFFSALIQGSIGFGFPLISTPLLAMITDMKTAVLYVAIPTLLINIISIFSEGNFLQALKRFYPLAIMGMIGSAIGTQILIYSSSEIFKLLLAICILFYLFIQKFKFEMAWVNKKPKLAIVIFGFTAGIIGGLTNVMALVLIIYSLESKHSRKEVIQSSNLCFLFGKIVQIIIFAIHGSFTQELLTISFSSLFIVLIAVVIGLKIKNKIPQNNYNKVIKVFLFLMAIALIYQTVI from the coding sequence ATGGAATTAAGTGTTGAATTTCTCATTATTTTTGCTTTTATTCTTTTTTTCTCTGCATTAATTCAAGGAAGTATTGGATTTGGTTTTCCATTAATTTCTACTCCTCTTTTAGCAATGATTACAGATATGAAAACAGCTGTTTTATATGTGGCAATTCCTACTCTTTTGATAAATATAATTTCAATTTTTAGCGAAGGCAATTTTTTACAAGCTTTAAAAAGGTTTTATCCTTTGGCAATTATGGGAATGATTGGAAGTGCTATTGGTACACAAATACTTATTTATAGTAGTTCTGAAATTTTTAAATTATTATTGGCTATCTGTATTCTTTTTTATCTATTTATTCAAAAATTCAAATTTGAAATGGCTTGGGTAAATAAAAAACCAAAATTAGCAATAGTTATATTTGGCTTTACTGCTGGAATAATTGGTGGATTGACAAACGTAATGGCATTGGTTTTAATAATTTATTCTTTAGAGTCAAAACATTCAAGAAAAGAAGTAATTCAATCATCAAATTTATGTTTTTTGTTTGGAAAGATAGTTCAGATAATTATTTTTGCTATACATGGTTCTTTTACGCAAGAGTTATTAACAATTTCTTTTAGTAGTTTATTTATTGTGCTTATTGCAGTGGTTATTGGATTAAAAATTAAAAATAAAATTCCTCAAAATAATTATAATAAAGTGATAAAAGTTTTTTTATTTTTAATGGCTATTGCTTTGATTTATCAAACGGTTATTTAA
- a CDS encoding aminotransferase class I/II-fold pyridoxal phosphate-dependent enzyme codes for MKTFEHGGQIEKFAFDLGCNVSEIIDLSSNINFVKPQINIDFNTLDISSYPTYDKLYEKIALNYGVETSQIELFNGGSSAIFTLFKHLSLQTCTIYSPAYLEYKKASLNFGYELNTINRFENINENVKENSLVIFVNPSTPDGKYYDLEELMTTWIEKSCTILIDESFLDFCDKPSAIKYLETYDKLYILKSMTKFYSSAGIRVGTIVSTKENIQKLKRFEPMWKLSQFDSNYLQAALDDKLFKNISKAINIKNKIELENILKSSALVEEIFESSANYLLIKLKNLSAKEFQEKLKAYKIMVRDCSNFDYLNERFVRIAVKSSSANEILQKALKEIC; via the coding sequence ATGAAAACATTTGAACATGGTGGACAAATAGAAAAATTTGCCTTTGATTTGGGTTGTAATGTAAGTGAAATAATAGATTTATCTTCAAATATAAATTTTGTAAAACCTCAAATAAATATTGATTTTAACACTTTAGATATTTCATCGTATCCAACTTATGATAAGTTGTATGAAAAAATAGCTTTAAATTATGGGGTTGAGACTTCTCAAATTGAGCTTTTTAACGGTGGAAGTAGTGCGATTTTTACTTTATTTAAACATTTGTCTTTACAAACTTGCACTATTTATTCACCTGCATATTTAGAGTATAAAAAAGCCTCTTTAAATTTTGGATATGAACTAAATACAATAAACAGATTTGAAAATATCAATGAAAATGTAAAAGAAAATTCTTTGGTGATTTTTGTAAATCCTTCAACTCCCGATGGAAAATACTATGATTTAGAAGAGCTGATGACAACTTGGATAGAAAAATCTTGTACTATTTTAATAGATGAGAGCTTTTTGGATTTTTGTGATAAACCAAGCGCTATAAAATATCTAGAAACTTACGATAAATTGTATATTCTAAAATCAATGACAAAGTTTTATTCAAGTGCAGGAATAAGAGTTGGAACAATAGTTTCAACAAAAGAAAATATACAAAAACTAAAAAGATTTGAACCAATGTGGAAACTCTCACAGTTTGATTCAAACTATTTACAAGCAGCATTAGATGATAAGCTTTTTAAAAATATTTCAAAAGCTATAAATATAAAAAATAAAATTGAGTTAGAAAATATCTTAAAAAGCTCAGCTTTAGTGGAAGAAATTTTTGAAAGTAGCGCAAATTATCTGCTTATAAAACTAAAAAATCTAAGTGCAAAAGAGTTTCAAGAAAAACTAAAAGCATATAAAATAATGGTTAGAGATTGCTCAAATTTTGATTATCTAAACGAAAGATTTGTAAGAATTGCAGTGAAAAGTTCAAGTGCGAATGAGATTTTACAAAAGGCTTTAAAAGAGATATGTTAG
- a CDS encoding bifunctional adenosylcobinamide kinase/adenosylcobinamide-phosphate guanylyltransferase, with the protein MKIFYFGGQKSGKTKAGIKKALELSTNEKPYYVATYDNSFGDDSMQNRIDKHIIERKEDFITIEEPKDLTKIVEVNKTYLIDCVSMWLFNNLENKEETLKIQLQKICKIDANIIFILNDVSCGIIPFDKESRRFVDFSGLIGQELAKLCDEVYEVKYGLERRLK; encoded by the coding sequence ATGAAAATATTTTATTTTGGTGGACAAAAATCTGGTAAAACAAAAGCGGGAATCAAAAAGGCTTTAGAACTATCAACAAATGAAAAGCCATATTATGTGGCAACTTACGATAACTCTTTTGGTGATGATTCTATGCAAAATAGAATAGATAAACACATCATTGAGAGAAAAGAAGATTTTATCACTATTGAAGAACCAAAAGATTTGACAAAAATAGTTGAAGTTAATAAAACATATTTGATAGATTGTGTCTCTATGTGGCTTTTTAACAATCTTGAAAATAAAGAAGAAACTCTAAAAATACAACTTCAAAAGATTTGCAAAATCGATGCAAATATCATTTTTATTTTAAATGATGTTTCGTGTGGAATTATTCCTTTTGATAAAGAATCACGAAGATTTGTGGATTTTTCAGGGCTTATTGGACAAGAATTAGCAAAACTTTGTGATGAGGTTTATGAGGTGAAATATGGACTTGAAAGAAGATTAAAATGA
- the trxA gene encoding thioredoxin, which translates to MKKVFLMFLISVISLYAYEELNINNFEEKIKDKNVIVDFYAPWCPPCKIVANNLEDFDISKPENVHIYKVNIDDELTLAKKYGVTKLPTLIYFKNGKPIKDYVGVLNSEELLQASKENFK; encoded by the coding sequence ATGAAAAAAGTATTTTTAATGTTTTTAATTAGTGTGATAAGTCTTTATGCTTATGAAGAATTAAATATAAATAATTTTGAAGAAAAAATAAAAGACAAAAATGTAATTGTTGATTTTTATGCTCCATGGTGTCCACCTTGTAAAATAGTGGCAAATAATTTAGAAGATTTTGATATTTCAAAACCTGAAAATGTTCATATTTATAAAGTAAATATTGATGATGAACTAACACTTGCTAAAAAATATGGAGTTACTAAACTTCCAACTTTGATTTATTTTAAAAATGGAAAACCTATAAAAGATTATGTGGGTGTTTTAAACTCAGAAGAGTTATTACAAGCATCAAAAGAAAACTTTAAATGA
- a CDS encoding DASS family sodium-coupled anion symporter: MSKQAIKMIIPIAVLIILWFIPAPTGLTENGWHFLAIFFAVVIGLILEPVPAALVGFTGISLVALLGLMGSPKDGISWALSGFSNSVIWLIFAAFMFALGYRKTGLGKRVSLIMIKYMGKSSLGLGYAVAFSDLVLAPFMPSNTARSGGSVFPVAINIPHIFDSWPDKDPRKLGAYITWVAIATTCITSSMFLTALAPNLLAVDLITKSTGHAISWVEWSSVMLPLMIPLFLLTPWLTYVVYPPTQKKSPEAPAWATEELKTLGAITFKEYLMAGLATVALVLWIFGTELGVDSTTVAISIVAVMVLTNVITWDDLISNKAAFDVLIWFSSLVAMASGLQKVGVLAWIGTNTQAMLSGMSPTALIISLLVLFFLLHYFFASVTAHVTALIPIFMAIAVNLLTPEQIVPFTIILAGSLGVMGIITPYGTGPSPIWYGAGYISQARWWALGAMFGALYLGVMILGAFIFI; this comes from the coding sequence ATGTCAAAACAAGCAATAAAAATGATTATTCCAATTGCGGTTTTAATCATTCTTTGGTTTATTCCTGCACCAACTGGATTAACTGAAAACGGTTGGCATTTTTTAGCAATATTTTTTGCTGTTGTTATCGGTCTTATTCTTGAGCCAGTTCCAGCGGCACTTGTTGGATTTACAGGTATTTCACTTGTTGCTCTTTTAGGATTAATGGGTAGTCCAAAAGATGGTATCTCGTGGGCATTATCTGGATTTTCGAATAGTGTTATTTGGTTAATTTTTGCAGCATTTATGTTTGCACTTGGTTACAGAAAAACAGGTTTAGGAAAAAGAGTATCTTTAATTATGATTAAATATATGGGAAAAAGCTCACTTGGTCTTGGTTATGCAGTTGCATTTTCAGATTTAGTATTGGCTCCATTTATGCCATCTAATACAGCAAGAAGTGGTGGTTCTGTTTTCCCCGTTGCTATTAATATTCCACATATTTTCGATTCATGGCCAGATAAAGATCCAAGAAAATTAGGTGCTTATATTACTTGGGTTGCAATTGCAACTACTTGTATTACAAGCTCTATGTTTTTAACAGCACTTGCTCCAAATCTTTTAGCAGTTGATTTAATTACAAAAAGTACAGGACATGCAATTAGCTGGGTAGAATGGTCATCGGTTATGTTACCACTTATGATTCCACTTTTTTTACTTACTCCTTGGCTTACTTATGTTGTTTATCCACCAACTCAAAAAAAATCTCCTGAAGCTCCAGCTTGGGCAACAGAAGAATTAAAAACATTAGGTGCAATTACTTTTAAAGAATATTTAATGGCAGGACTTGCAACTGTTGCACTTGTTCTTTGGATTTTTGGAACAGAGTTAGGTGTAGATTCAACAACAGTAGCTATTTCAATTGTTGCAGTTATGGTTTTAACAAATGTTATTACTTGGGATGATTTAATTTCAAATAAAGCGGCATTTGACGTATTAATTTGGTTCTCATCTTTAGTTGCTATGGCATCTGGACTTCAAAAAGTTGGTGTTTTAGCGTGGATTGGAACAAATACACAAGCAATGTTATCAGGTATGAGCCCAACTGCTCTTATAATTTCGTTACTTGTTTTATTTTTCTTATTACACTACTTTTTTGCAAGTGTTACTGCACATGTTACTGCATTAATTCCAATCTTTATGGCAATTGCAGTTAATTTATTAACTCCTGAACAAATTGTTCCATTTACAATTATTCTTGCAGGAAGCCTTGGTGTTATGGGAATTATAACTCCTTATGGAACTGGACCTTCTCCTATTTGGTATGGAGCTGGATATATTTCACAAGCTAGATGGTGGGCTTTAGGCGCAATGTTCGGAGCTTTATATCTTGGTGTTATGATTTTAGGTGCATTTATATTTATTTAG
- a CDS encoding GDSL-type esterase/lipase family protein, translated as MRLKLLMLLLTGIICLEATDIKKEEPKVQEWKIQNDPYYKNRKSQFEGLTMNEKYTTMMLGDSITDEGLWDELLNNDKVQNRGISGDTTNGVLDRLNSISLNIQQVFIMIGINDIMRGKEVDEIYANYLKIIKTFKDKNIKVHIQSTLYIGETRKADFNPKVEELNKRLEQYANENKITFINLNPIFAPQKVLKKEFTADDLHLNGNAYKLWAQEIKKYF; from the coding sequence ATGAGATTAAAATTATTAATGTTACTTTTAACGGGAATCATTTGTCTTGAGGCAACTGATATAAAAAAAGAAGAACCAAAAGTTCAAGAGTGGAAAATTCAAAATGATCCATATTATAAAAATAGAAAAAGTCAATTTGAGGGTTTAACTATGAATGAAAAATACACGACTATGATGTTAGGTGATTCTATAACTGATGAAGGTTTATGGGATGAGCTTTTAAATAATGATAAAGTTCAAAACAGAGGAATAAGTGGTGATACAACAAATGGAGTTTTAGATAGACTTAACTCAATTTCTTTAAATATTCAACAAGTTTTCATAATGATTGGTATTAATGATATTATGAGAGGAAAAGAAGTTGATGAGATTTATGCAAATTATTTGAAGATAATCAAAACTTTCAAAGATAAAAATATAAAAGTACATATTCAATCAACACTTTATATTGGGGAAACTAGAAAAGCAGATTTTAATCCAAAAGTTGAAGAGTTAAACAAAAGATTAGAACAATATGCAAATGAAAATAAAATCACTTTCATAAATCTAAATCCTATTTTTGCACCACAAAAAGTGTTAAAAAAAGAGTTTACAGCCGATGATTTACATTTAAATGGAAATGCTTATAAACTTTGGGCGCAAGAGATTAAGAAATATTTTTAA
- the cobT gene encoding nicotinate mononucleotide-dependent phosphoribosyltransferase CobT: MNFETILGSVDFLEFLRGKKATFLLSASVTKTCEIPQISQAGIPGKLYLTPTLDAEFLCVKEVRSLENIAQTPKGVPTPALITRAIHELKAFSNIEILNLGMDVLPQIDYFKVHNFDIKSSNRIDEGAKIPAMEIFQKALEFGQNFQTSDDYVILAETIPAGTTTANATALALGYECEGYFSSSYKNNPSNIKNETIQKALQNLDSKADLFEKLSDISDNMIIFNAGFILGSRANNLKILLAGGTQMAAVLLVVNSILRSMDGQIDSSNLALGTTKWIAQDTNSDIKALLEQLDFPINAYASDFDFSESSHPALKLYDEGEAKEGVGCGGALCYATINSLSKIDITKKIESFLGA; this comes from the coding sequence ATGAACTTTGAAACAATTTTAGGAAGTGTTGATTTTTTAGAATTCTTAAGAGGTAAAAAAGCTACATTTTTATTAAGTGCAAGTGTTACAAAAACTTGCGAAATTCCACAAATTTCTCAAGCTGGAATTCCTGGAAAGTTATATTTAACTCCAACTTTAGATGCGGAATTTTTATGTGTAAAAGAAGTTCGTTCTTTGGAAAATATTGCACAAACTCCAAAAGGTGTTCCAACACCAGCTTTGATTACAAGAGCAATACATGAATTAAAAGCTTTTTCAAATATTGAAATATTAAATTTAGGAATGGATGTTTTACCTCAAATTGATTATTTCAAAGTTCACAATTTTGATATAAAATCAAGTAATAGAATTGATGAAGGTGCGAAAATCCCTGCGATGGAGATTTTTCAAAAAGCTTTGGAGTTTGGTCAAAATTTTCAAACAAGTGATGATTATGTGATTTTAGCCGAAACAATTCCTGCTGGAACTACAACTGCTAATGCAACAGCTTTAGCTTTGGGATATGAATGTGAAGGATATTTTTCAAGTTCATATAAAAACAATCCAAGCAATATAAAAAATGAAACAATCCAAAAAGCTTTACAAAACTTAGATTCAAAAGCTGATTTATTTGAAAAGTTGTCGGACATTAGTGATAATATGATTATTTTTAATGCTGGATTTATACTTGGAAGTAGGGCAAATAATCTTAAAATTCTTCTTGCAGGTGGAACTCAAATGGCTGCTGTTTTATTGGTTGTAAATTCTATTTTAAGAAGTATGGATGGACAAATTGATTCTTCAAATCTTGCTTTAGGTACTACAAAATGGATAGCACAAGATACAAATTCGGATATTAAAGCACTTTTAGAACAATTGGATTTTCCTATAAATGCTTACGCAAGTGATTTTGATTTTAGTGAATCTTCGCATCCAGCTTTAAAACTTTATGATGAAGGTGAAGCAAAAGAGGGTGTAGGTTGTGGTGGAGCATTGTGTTATGCAACAATTAATAGTTTATCAAAAATTGATATTACAAAAAAAATTGAGAGTTTTTTAGGAGCATAA
- the dsbD gene encoding protein-disulfide reductase DsbD → MKKILLLISIFIYSFSAGLNQDFLEPNEAFKPTFTKNEDSLNFKLDLGHDIYLYDDKLKVFITKPEKIEITKDINIPKPVAYQEFIVQFNNLDLTIPFSLLKSKVESSEYEIEIKFQGCSKAGLCYAPMSEKYLVTNDIKTSKQEIKNEEQKVETTTDLNETDSIASSLKDGNLFLVLVTFFGFGLLLSLTPCVFPMIPILSSIIVGASKNEDMTARKGFLLSLVYVLSMSIAYTIAGVIAGVFGANLQAALQNSYVLVVFALIFVALAFSMFGYFEIKLPQSIQSKVNKTTDGKEKQGIIGIAIMGFLSALIVGPCVAPPLAGALVYIGQTGDAILGGMALFVMSLGMGVPLLLIGLGAGRFMPKPGGWMEGVTKIFGIVMLGVAIWLLERVLSASVIMSLWALLLLGTAIYLKTLTNMITELISSVLFILGVVLLVGLISGATNPLKPLEKLIGSTNVVNTNELVFQKVKNIAELELAIKNSPKPIMLDFWASWCVACKELEEITFKDKEVIQKLQGFTLLKADVTQNSDEDKALQKMFGVVGPPALIFWDKDKKEVNSSKIVGYKNPKDFLEIINKNF, encoded by the coding sequence ATGAAAAAGATTTTATTATTAATAAGTATATTTATATATTCATTTTCAGCTGGTTTAAACCAAGATTTTTTAGAACCAAATGAAGCTTTTAAACCAACATTTACAAAAAATGAGGATAGTCTAAATTTTAAATTAGATTTAGGTCATGATATTTATTTGTATGATGACAAACTAAAAGTTTTTATCACAAAACCAGAAAAAATAGAGATTACAAAAGATATAAATATTCCAAAACCAGTTGCTTATCAAGAGTTTATAGTTCAATTTAATAACCTTGATTTGACTATTCCTTTTAGTTTATTAAAATCAAAAGTTGAATCAAGTGAATATGAAATTGAAATTAAATTTCAAGGATGCTCAAAAGCTGGACTTTGTTATGCTCCAATGAGTGAAAAATATCTAGTTACAAATGATATAAAAACTTCGAAGCAAGAGATTAAAAATGAAGAACAAAAAGTTGAAACTACAACCGATTTAAATGAAACAGATTCAATTGCTTCTAGCTTAAAAGATGGAAATTTATTTTTAGTTCTTGTAACATTTTTTGGTTTTGGATTATTGCTTTCTTTGACACCTTGTGTTTTTCCAATGATTCCAATTTTATCTTCAATAATTGTTGGAGCTTCAAAAAATGAAGATATGACAGCTCGTAAAGGATTTTTATTATCTTTAGTTTATGTACTTTCTATGAGTATTGCTTATACGATTGCAGGAGTTATTGCAGGAGTTTTTGGAGCTAATTTACAAGCTGCTTTACAAAATTCTTATGTTTTAGTGGTTTTTGCTTTAATTTTTGTGGCACTTGCTTTTTCTATGTTTGGTTATTTTGAAATAAAACTTCCTCAAAGTATTCAATCAAAAGTAAATAAAACAACTGATGGAAAAGAAAAACAAGGCATTATTGGTATTGCAATAATGGGTTTTTTATCAGCTTTAATAGTTGGTCCTTGTGTTGCTCCTCCACTTGCAGGAGCTTTAGTTTATATTGGACAAACAGGTGATGCAATTCTTGGAGGAATGGCTTTATTTGTAATGAGTTTAGGAATGGGAGTTCCATTATTACTTATTGGTTTAGGTGCTGGAAGATTTATGCCAAAACCTGGTGGTTGGATGGAAGGTGTAACAAAAATCTTTGGAATAGTAATGCTAGGTGTTGCTATTTGGTTACTTGAAAGAGTTTTAAGTGCATCTGTAATTATGTCTTTATGGGCATTATTATTGCTTGGAACAGCTATTTATTTAAAAACACTTACAAATATGATTACTGAATTGATTAGTTCAGTTTTATTTATTTTAGGAGTAGTTTTATTGGTGGGACTTATAAGTGGTGCAACAAATCCACTAAAACCACTTGAAAAATTAATTGGTTCTACAAATGTCGTAAATACAAATGAGTTAGTTTTTCAAAAAGTAAAAAATATAGCAGAACTTGAACTTGCAATAAAAAATTCACCTAAACCTATAATGTTGGATTTTTGGGCTTCATGGTGTGTTGCTTGTAAAGAATTAGAAGAGATAACTTTTAAAGATAAAGAGGTAATCCAAAAACTTCAAGGATTTACACTTCTAAAAGCTGATGTTACACAAAACAGTGATGAGGATAAGGCTTTACAAAAAATGTTTGGAGTTGTTGGTCCTCCTGCTTTAATTTTTTGGGATAAAGATAAAAAAGAAGTAAATTCTTCTAAAATAGTTGGATATAAGAATCCAAAAGATTTTTTAGAAATCATAAATAAAAACTTTTAA
- a CDS encoding adenosylcobinamide-GDP ribazoletransferase, whose protein sequence is MKQILNAFFFALSYFSIIPVFVKNMEINNETYKYTLVLLPLVGTILASLVIGLNFCLNEFFNPLYSAFVCAVVYLALYGFIHTEAIIDVVDAWFASYSGKDAYKIMKESTIGAIGALYGVAFVLLKVGIITYVLYEKQYILFLIVCVFSRLNLIYLLGYFKFSKDSFLSLAFANSGIFQLKIFALLYVIVAFVIGSNVLVLFVLSLASFYMILKILNKKFGFVNGDCLGFTLEHTELILLNIGLAIIL, encoded by the coding sequence ATGAAACAAATATTAAACGCTTTTTTCTTTGCACTTTCATACTTTTCTATAATTCCTGTATTTGTAAAAAATATGGAAATAAACAACGAAACTTATAAATATACTTTGGTTTTACTTCCACTTGTTGGCACTATTTTAGCCTCACTTGTGATTGGATTAAATTTTTGTTTAAATGAGTTTTTTAATCCTTTATATTCTGCCTTTGTTTGCGCAGTTGTATATCTAGCACTTTATGGATTTATTCACACAGAAGCAATAATCGATGTGGTTGATGCTTGGTTTGCTTCATATAGTGGAAAAGATGCCTATAAAATCATGAAAGAATCAACTATTGGAGCAATTGGCGCTTTGTATGGGGTTGCTTTTGTTTTATTAAAAGTTGGAATTATCACTTATGTTTTATATGAAAAACAATATATTTTATTTTTGATTGTTTGTGTGTTTTCAAGATTAAATTTGATTTATTTACTTGGATATTTTAAATTTAGTAAAGATAGTTTTTTATCTTTGGCTTTTGCAAACTCTGGGATTTTTCAACTAAAAATCTTTGCTTTACTTTATGTGATAGTTGCATTTGTAATTGGCTCAAATGTTTTAGTTTTATTTGTTTTAAGTTTGGCAAGTTTCTACATGATTTTAAAAATCTTAAACAAAAAATTTGGTTTTGTAAATGGTGATTGTTTAGGATTCACCCTTGAACACACAGAATTAATACTTTTAAATATAGGACTGGCAATAATATTATGA
- a CDS encoding rhodanese-like domain-containing protein has translation MNKLVDLQPKIVEKMIDDNIVMIDVRRKDEFKRTGIIKNVHLLTFFDEFGDYDIEKWMKEFEKLVTSKDQTFILICAHANRTRYIGNFLLAQGYKNTAHLFGGMALWAQELRETIPYE, from the coding sequence ATGAATAAATTAGTTGATTTGCAACCAAAAATTGTAGAAAAAATGATTGATGATAATATTGTAATGATTGATGTTAGAAGAAAAGATGAATTTAAAAGAACGGGTATTATAAAAAATGTTCACTTATTAACTTTTTTTGATGAATTTGGTGATTATGATATTGAAAAGTGGATGAAAGAGTTTGAAAAATTAGTTACTTCAAAAGATCAAACTTTTATTTTGATTTGCGCCCATGCAAATAGAACAAGATATATTGGAAATTTTCTCCTTGCGCAAGGATACAAAAACACAGCACATTTATTTGGTGGAATGGCTTTATGGGCTCAGGAATTAAGAGAAACCATTCCTTATGAATAA
- the rimK gene encoding 30S ribosomal protein S6--L-glutamate ligase: MRIYILSRNEDLYSTKRLVEEARAKGWEVTVIDYLKCTIEIMKNELVVNYEGKVLPTPDAIIPRIGASRTFYGAAMVRHFEMIDVFSTTGNLALTRSRDKLRSLQVLSKNGVDMPRTVFASNKSNAKDVIALSGGAPLVLKILEGTQGVGVVLVDSEKAAKSVLDAFYGMDVNLLVQEYIEEAGGADIRAFVVNNEVVGAMKRQGAEGDFRSNLHQGGSAVAYKLNRKEKATAIAAAKAMGLGVCGVDMIPSHRGPLVMEVNSSPGLEGIEKSTNINIAQKIMDFIEKSVKPSCPINPQKRKIKKDNIGA; encoded by the coding sequence ATGAGAATTTATATATTATCAAGAAATGAAGATTTATATTCAACAAAAAGATTAGTTGAAGAAGCAAGAGCAAAAGGTTGGGAAGTAACAGTAATAGATTATTTAAAATGTACAATTGAAATTATGAAAAATGAATTAGTTGTAAATTATGAAGGAAAAGTATTACCTACACCTGATGCGATAATTCCCCGAATTGGAGCAAGTAGGACTTTTTATGGTGCTGCAATGGTGCGACACTTTGAAATGATAGATGTATTTAGTACAACAGGAAATTTAGCACTTACAAGAAGTAGAGATAAACTGAGAAGTTTACAAGTTTTATCTAAAAATGGTGTTGATATGCCAAGAACAGTTTTTGCTTCAAATAAATCAAATGCAAAAGATGTAATTGCTTTAAGTGGTGGCGCTCCGTTGGTTCTAAAGATTTTAGAAGGAACACAAGGTGTTGGAGTTGTTTTAGTTGATAGTGAAAAAGCTGCTAAATCTGTACTTGATGCTTTTTATGGAATGGATGTAAATTTGCTTGTTCAAGAGTATATTGAAGAAGCAGGTGGTGCTGATATTAGAGCTTTTGTAGTTAATAATGAAGTTGTAGGTGCTATGAAAAGACAAGGGGCTGAGGGAGATTTTAGATCAAACTTACATCAAGGTGGAAGCGCAGTTGCTTACAAACTTAATAGAAAAGAAAAAGCAACAGCAATTGCAGCAGCAAAGGCAATGGGACTTGGAGTTTGTGGAGTTGATATGATTCCCTCTCATAGAGGACCACTTGTAATGGAAGTAAATTCAAGCCCAGGATTAGAGGGAATTGAAAAATCTACTAATATAAATATTGCCCAAAAGATTATGGATTTTATAGAAAAAAGTGTAAAACCTAGTTGTCCTATTAATCCACAAAAAAGAAAAATAAAAAAAGATAATATAGGAGCGTAA
- a CDS encoding MarC family protein yields MDIFISTFLKMFFIMTPFFVLSVFLTMTQYSTSKEKKALAIKVTISVVVISLILLFFGKHIFSVFGITLDAFRIGAGALLFLAAVDLVKGTKDGGKVGNKDISQLAVVPLAIPVTIGPGTIGILLVMGASFEDTSSMLMGSLALVWAVLVIGIMLYSSSLIERIIGKQGLLVISKITGLFLAALSAQIVFTGIKNFLGL; encoded by the coding sequence ATGGATATTTTTATTTCAACATTTTTAAAAATGTTTTTTATTATGACACCTTTTTTTGTGTTGTCTGTTTTTTTGACTATGACACAATATTCAACTTCAAAAGAGAAAAAAGCTTTAGCTATAAAAGTTACTATTTCTGTGGTTGTTATTAGTTTGATATTACTTTTTTTCGGAAAACATATATTTTCAGTTTTTGGGATTACCCTTGATGCTTTTAGAATTGGAGCTGGGGCGTTACTATTTTTAGCAGCAGTTGATTTGGTAAAAGGAACTAAAGATGGTGGAAAAGTTGGAAACAAAGATATTTCTCAATTAGCCGTAGTTCCTTTGGCAATTCCTGTTACTATTGGACCTGGAACTATTGGTATTTTACTTGTAATGGGTGCAAGTTTTGAAGATACTTCTTCTATGCTTATGGGAAGTTTAGCGCTTGTTTGGGCTGTTTTAGTAATTGGAATTATGTTATATAGTTCAAGTTTAATAGAACGAATTATAGGAAAACAAGGGCTTTTGGTAATTTCAAAAATCACAGGACTTTTTTTAGCTGCACTTTCTGCTCAAATCGTATTTACTGGTATTAAAAACTTTTTAGGATTATGA